In one window of Zhihengliuella sp. ISTPL4 DNA:
- a CDS encoding S-methyl thiohydantoin desulfurase domain-containing protein — translation MRLERDDLEALARGYALLGSGGGGSTTMLELILDTTAHWPLDVAPVDALDPATPCLGVAFVGSTMLLGERMPGAAPFAPLLRAVERWLGHPVPAVCSLEGGGMNGLAPLTLAGSHTVVDADCTGRAVPGLDQMSLFVDRVPGLVFACETGADGVALVEATRAIDAERVVRSAIIQAGGVGCAVLAGFTVGDLREHAIADHLARALFLGRSFLAHRSAPLPVLAEVLGGTLLTEGRIVTAASSEADPHVNAVEIAGLGGAVHRIVTRSETLAVLADGLLVAAAPEIIVILDAVSREILEVTDLTPGRTVAALALPAPEWWNARPERRARVVPSAYGLVDLDAA, via the coding sequence ATGAGGCTGGAGCGGGATGATCTGGAGGCGCTCGCCCGCGGGTACGCCCTGCTCGGCTCCGGGGGTGGTGGCTCCACGACGATGCTCGAACTCATCCTCGACACCACCGCGCACTGGCCTCTCGACGTCGCGCCCGTGGACGCGCTCGATCCCGCCACGCCCTGTCTCGGCGTGGCCTTCGTCGGATCGACGATGCTGCTCGGCGAGCGGATGCCCGGCGCCGCGCCCTTCGCCCCGCTGCTGCGGGCGGTGGAGCGGTGGCTCGGGCACCCCGTCCCCGCGGTCTGCTCCCTCGAGGGCGGCGGCATGAACGGGCTCGCGCCGCTCACCCTCGCCGGATCGCACACCGTGGTGGACGCCGACTGCACGGGACGCGCTGTGCCGGGCCTCGATCAGATGTCGTTGTTCGTCGACCGCGTGCCGGGGCTGGTCTTCGCGTGCGAGACCGGGGCCGACGGGGTGGCGCTGGTGGAGGCGACGAGGGCGATCGATGCGGAGCGCGTGGTCCGTTCGGCCATCATCCAGGCCGGGGGTGTCGGCTGCGCCGTGCTCGCCGGCTTCACCGTCGGCGACCTGCGGGAGCACGCCATCGCCGATCACCTCGCCCGCGCGCTCTTCCTCGGTCGCAGCTTCCTGGCGCACCGGTCGGCACCGCTGCCGGTGCTGGCCGAGGTCCTCGGCGGGACCCTGCTGACCGAAGGGCGCATCGTGACCGCCGCATCCTCCGAGGCCGATCCGCACGTGAACGCGGTCGAGATCGCCGGACTCGGCGGCGCGGTGCACCGCATCGTCACCCGGTCGGAGACGCTGGCCGTGCTCGCCGACGGTCTGCTCGTCGCCGCGGCCCCTGAGATCATCGTCATCCTGGACGCCGTGTCGCGGGAGATCCTGGAGGTCACGGATCTCACGCCCGGTCGTACGGTGGCGGCTCTCGCCCTGCCCGCTCCGGAGTGGTGGAACGCTCGGCCGGAGCGCCGGGCCCGTGTCGTCCCTTCCGCGTACGGACTCGTCGATCTGGACGCGGCATGA
- a CDS encoding helix-turn-helix domain-containing protein codes for MSGALALSALLAQEENGVLRHVAGPRDVVWDAVVVEAGEFDLPDDGAARLAILTAGAPVATWQQDAMLRRVRDRGFTGLALPGAADVDPGALRLADRIGLALLDVKRPVQLARACWMLIEARDALTLTRVRKVAQSFEYAAADLGDLLGHLAANLGLGVALIDAAGVLREAGGRLGAELHAAIRFDSWSDGARAGEGAAASVRVDSPGRSGLRLVLFGDGLGEAQLQSLMVAAEVAMPAVAARILIDEIAAVNDVAASSGLLRDFVELRGAADADVERRMAERGWRTGGHHLGFRMVARGRLEPLALLRAIRPRLSAIDAEAHATTAGRGLSGWLSFTEAPGPDRIERAVGALRDLHLAALRDFAVATGVGSAQTGPEGLAATLDEAGDAARIAADRSATGWFVRVDSLGLEQLLLAWTGNDTFVPAAQSLLAPLREGNGELLTTLSAYLDHESGIAATATALGLHRNTVAVRIRRVQELLGLDMSDPEARLALHLACRAVLPR; via the coding sequence ATGAGCGGGGCGCTTGCTCTGTCGGCACTGTTGGCGCAGGAGGAGAACGGCGTCCTTCGCCACGTCGCCGGCCCTCGGGATGTGGTGTGGGACGCGGTCGTGGTGGAAGCCGGAGAATTCGACCTGCCCGACGATGGCGCCGCCCGGCTCGCGATCCTCACGGCCGGGGCGCCGGTCGCCACCTGGCAGCAGGATGCGATGCTGCGCCGCGTCCGTGACCGCGGCTTCACCGGGCTCGCCCTCCCCGGTGCCGCAGACGTGGACCCGGGAGCGCTCCGCCTCGCGGACAGGATCGGTCTCGCCTTGCTCGACGTGAAGAGACCGGTGCAGCTCGCCCGCGCCTGTTGGATGCTCATCGAGGCCAGGGACGCCCTCACGCTCACGCGGGTGCGGAAGGTCGCGCAGTCCTTCGAGTACGCCGCTGCCGACCTCGGCGATCTGCTCGGGCACCTCGCGGCGAACCTCGGGCTCGGCGTCGCGCTCATCGATGCCGCGGGGGTGCTCCGCGAGGCCGGGGGTCGCCTGGGTGCCGAGCTGCACGCGGCGATCCGGTTCGACTCATGGAGCGACGGCGCCAGGGCCGGGGAGGGCGCGGCCGCCTCGGTACGGGTGGACAGCCCCGGCCGGTCCGGCCTGCGCCTCGTCCTGTTCGGCGACGGCTTGGGAGAGGCGCAGTTGCAGTCGCTCATGGTCGCGGCGGAGGTCGCCATGCCCGCCGTCGCTGCCCGCATCCTCATCGACGAGATCGCAGCCGTGAACGACGTCGCCGCCTCCTCCGGGCTGCTGCGCGACTTCGTCGAGCTCCGTGGAGCCGCGGACGCCGATGTGGAGCGACGCATGGCGGAGCGGGGGTGGCGCACGGGTGGGCATCACCTCGGGTTCCGGATGGTGGCGCGCGGTCGGCTCGAACCGCTCGCGCTCCTGCGCGCGATCAGGCCGAGGCTCAGCGCGATCGACGCCGAGGCTCATGCGACCACCGCCGGCCGAGGGCTCAGCGGCTGGCTCTCCTTCACCGAGGCTCCGGGCCCCGATCGCATCGAGCGGGCCGTGGGGGCGCTGCGTGACCTCCACCTCGCAGCCTTGCGCGACTTCGCGGTGGCGACCGGGGTGGGCTCCGCACAGACGGGACCCGAGGGGCTGGCGGCGACGCTCGATGAGGCCGGCGACGCAGCGCGCATCGCTGCGGACCGATCCGCGACGGGATGGTTCGTCCGCGTCGATAGCCTCGGGCTCGAGCAGCTCCTGCTCGCCTGGACCGGCAACGACACCTTCGTCCCGGCGGCGCAGTCGCTGCTCGCCCCCCTGAGGGAGGGCAACGGGGAGCTGCTCACGACCCTGTCGGCGTACCTCGACCACGAGTCCGGCATCGCGGCCACGGCGACCGCACTCGGTCTGCACCGCAACACGGTCGCCGTTCGGATCCGCCGCGTTCAGGAACTCCTCGGCCTCGACATGAGCGATCCGGAGGCGCGGCTGGCGCTGCATCTCGCGTGCCGCGCCGTGCTGCCGCGCTGA
- a CDS encoding VOC family protein, which produces MANLNPYLSFRTEAREAMTFYQSVLGGDLDISVFGDFPDMVQDPSQKDLVMHAQLTTPDGLVLMASDTPEGMTYEKPQGISVSLSGNTQEVTQQVWDRLSEGATITMPLDVPPWGGTFGMLIDRFGIAWMLHGDPE; this is translated from the coding sequence ATGGCGAACCTCAATCCCTATCTCTCCTTCCGCACCGAGGCCCGCGAGGCCATGACGTTCTATCAGAGCGTTCTCGGCGGAGATCTCGACATCAGCGTCTTCGGCGACTTCCCCGACATGGTGCAGGACCCGAGCCAGAAGGACCTCGTGATGCACGCGCAGCTCACGACACCGGACGGCCTCGTCCTCATGGCCTCGGACACCCCGGAGGGGATGACCTACGAGAAGCCGCAGGGCATCTCCGTGTCCCTGAGCGGCAACACCCAGGAGGTCACTCAGCAGGTCTGGGACCGGCTCTCCGAGGGCGCCACGATCACGATGCCGCTGGACGTACCGCCGTGGGGCGGGACGTTCGGCATGCTCATCGACCGCTTCGGGATCGCCTGGATGCTGCACGGCGACCCGGAGTGA
- a CDS encoding SDR family oxidoreductase, with amino-acid sequence MRIVVAGGTGVVGTPTVEAVRSAGHEAVVLSRSHGVDLVSGRGLEAALTGADAVIDVVSVETLKASTAIEFFTAAAGNLLTAAADAGVGHVVLLSIVGINRIPYDYYAGKVAQEKLVSAAAVPSTILRATQFHEFAAQMFARAKAGPLHLAPRARTQPVAAREVAERLVALATGDAQGRVPDLAGPREEQLADMVRAYAGRIGYRGWIPALNVPGPQMAGMRAGNALPGPDAVRGRQTFTEWLAEAVPARAD; translated from the coding sequence ATGAGGATCGTCGTCGCAGGAGGGACCGGCGTCGTCGGCACGCCCACGGTGGAGGCCGTCCGGAGCGCCGGTCATGAGGCCGTCGTGCTCAGTCGTTCGCACGGCGTCGACTTGGTCAGCGGGCGCGGGCTGGAGGCGGCGCTGACCGGAGCCGATGCCGTGATCGATGTCGTGAGCGTCGAGACCCTGAAGGCGAGCACGGCGATCGAGTTCTTCACGGCCGCCGCCGGGAACCTCCTCACCGCCGCCGCGGACGCCGGCGTGGGACACGTCGTCCTGCTCTCCATCGTCGGCATCAACCGGATCCCCTACGACTACTACGCGGGCAAAGTGGCCCAGGAAAAACTGGTCTCGGCGGCCGCCGTCCCCTCGACGATCCTCCGCGCCACGCAGTTCCACGAGTTCGCCGCGCAGATGTTCGCGCGCGCGAAGGCGGGGCCGCTGCATCTCGCCCCGCGTGCGCGCACGCAGCCGGTGGCGGCCCGCGAGGTCGCCGAACGGCTCGTCGCGCTCGCGACGGGCGACGCGCAGGGTCGCGTGCCCGACCTCGCCGGCCCCCGCGAGGAGCAGCTCGCCGACATGGTCCGGGCGTACGCGGGACGCATCGGATACCGCGGATGGATCCCGGCGCTGAACGTGCCCGGTCCGCAGATGGCCGGGATGCGCGCAGGGAACGCGCTGCCGGGACCCGACGCGGTACGCGGGAGGCAGACTTTCACGGAATGGCTTGCCGAGGCGGTGCCGGCGCGCGCAGACTGA